Genomic DNA from Candidatus Dormiibacterota bacterium:
CACTCCCACGGCGGCGCCGGCTCCCCCATCGACGCCCGCTCCCACGCCGGCCCCCACTCCCTCACCCTCGCCGGCTCCGACGCCAACGCCGACGCCGACCGCCGGTCCGACGCCCTCTCCCACCCCGACGGGCACTCCCTCGCCGACCCTGGTTCCCTCTCCCACGCCGCCGGCCCCGACCCCATAGCCGAGCCCGCCCACGGCGCCGTCCGCGCGCCGGTCAGGCCCGGGCGATGGCGAGGGTGTTGCTGAGGACGACGGCGAGGCCGAAGAGCACGAAGACCCGGAACGCGACGCGGCGGCGGCGGCCGTGCAGCCCGGCCAGCGCACCCAGGGTGACGAGCATGACGACGCCCGCCTTCAGCGCCAGCGCGAGGAGGAGGTCGCCGGCCATCAACGAGGCGAAGAGCGGGTTGCCCTCGGCAAGGCCGCCGTGCGCCAACGCCTCGGTGGTGGTGAGCATGTCCAGCGCCTCGGCGGCGAGGAACATCGCGGCGAGCAGCCGGCAGCGGCGGTCGGCGAGCCCCTCGAGCAGGTTCGCCAGGGGGCTCATCGCCGGTGCCGGCCCTCCGTCGCCGCTCATGGGGTCGCCTCGGCGAGCCCTCCGGCCCGGGTGGGGACCGGGGCTGCGACCGGGACGCCGAGCAGCTCCGCCTCCCAGACGCCGTTCCTCCGCTGCATCTCCAGCCAGGAGCCGGCGACCACCGACGTGACCAGCGCGAGCATCACCAGCGATGCGAAGAAGCCCTGGTTGATGATGCCCGCGTCGTACGCGACCGAGGCCAGCACGATCGCCGGCCCACCCCTGGCGTTGAGCGCCACGGACAGGTTGCGGGCCTGACGAGGAGGCTCGCCGGCGATGCGAGCGCCCGCATACACGCTGACCGACTTGGCCACGCACGCATACCCGAGGAAGACCAGGAAGAACCCGAGGTCGAAGTGGTCGAGGAGGTTGAGGCGCAGCCCCACCACCGCGAAGTAGAGGGGGATGAAGAAGGCGAAGGAGAAGCTGCGGATGGTCTCCTGAGCTCTGACGGAGGCGTGGTCGTCACCCAGCTCGCCGGAGAGGATGCCCGCCACGAACGCGCCGAAGTACGCCGCCACGC
This window encodes:
- a CDS encoding DUF5658 family protein; translation: MSGDGGPAPAMSPLANLLEGLADRRCRLLAAMFLAAEALDMLTTTEALAHGGLAEGNPLFASLMAGDLLLALALKAGVVMLVTLGALAGLHGRRRRVAFRVFVLFGLAVVLSNTLAIARA